From the genome of Deinococcus sp. AJ005, one region includes:
- a CDS encoding LptF/LptG family permease — MPILTRTVLGEIARWYLAGVALFLTLLMTDALSSTVGKLLIYHPPVFKAVAAFLSILPQNLNKTLVLAVPFSILLAFSRMQRDNELKAILASGIRPLSLVWPLAIPFALVGVLAYFNAGTLVPAGLANWDRSWYSIYDMAPPPPQQEKYTYAPPDALYYAGRVNNDSGGGQVARLDGVMVQRGDEILTAQFGIWDSGKQTWTLSNPWITRPGQNPQRSPTDVVVPQTDTLRPPPPAAQQVSNAELRAALAGNTLSRKGVRDYTFQLAARVADPATPIVFALAAGMLGLLIRNRAAAFAAVLVFIVCFYVLWTTMPGLAGAGALNPTLAAWIPNLAFLLLAGGLAWRLR; from the coding sequence GTGCCCATCCTGACCCGAACCGTACTCGGCGAGATCGCCCGCTGGTATCTGGCGGGCGTGGCGCTGTTTCTGACCCTGCTGATGACCGACGCCCTGAGCAGCACGGTAGGCAAGCTGCTGATCTACCACCCGCCTGTGTTCAAGGCGGTGGCGGCCTTTCTGTCGATCCTGCCGCAGAACCTGAACAAGACGCTGGTGCTGGCGGTGCCGTTCTCGATCCTCCTGGCCTTCTCGCGGATGCAGCGCGATAACGAGCTGAAGGCGATCCTGGCCAGCGGCATCCGCCCGCTGAGTCTGGTGTGGCCGCTGGCCATTCCCTTTGCGCTGGTGGGCGTGCTGGCGTACTTCAATGCAGGCACCCTGGTTCCAGCAGGGCTGGCGAACTGGGACCGCTCGTGGTACAGCATTTACGACATGGCCCCGCCGCCGCCCCAGCAGGAAAAATACACCTACGCCCCGCCCGACGCGCTGTATTACGCGGGCCGCGTGAACAATGACAGTGGCGGCGGTCAGGTGGCCCGGCTCGACGGCGTGATGGTCCAGCGCGGCGACGAGATCCTGACCGCACAGTTCGGCATCTGGGATTCGGGCAAGCAGACCTGGACGCTGAGCAACCCGTGGATCACGCGCCCCGGCCAGAACCCGCAGCGCTCCCCCACCGACGTGGTGGTGCCGCAGACCGATACCCTGCGCCCGCCGCCGCCCGCCGCCCAGCAGGTCAGCAACGCCGAGTTGCGTGCCGCCCTGGCGGGCAATACACTGAGCCGCAAGGGCGTGCGCGACTACACCTTTCAACTGGCGGCCCGCGTCGCAGACCCCGCCACGCCCATCGTTTTTGCCCTGGCCGCCGGGATGCTGGGCCTGCTGATCCGCAACCGCGCCGCCGCCTTTGCCGCCGTGCTGGTCTTTATCGTGTGCTTTTACGTGCTGTGGACCACCATGCCGGGGCTGGCCGGGGCCGGGGCGCTGAACCCCACCCTGGCCGCCTGGATTCCCAACCTGGCCTTCCTGCTGCTGGCGGGCGGACTGGCCTGGAGACTGCGCTGA
- a CDS encoding LptF/LptG family permease: protein MKLFERYVLSEILPLLLGALAAVIVLLVLAALQEVIAPLLAKGANPVLVARVLALNVPEAAARALPIALMFATLLGLSRLSSDSELKGALAAGIPATRLLWPVLALGLGVTVLAFALGEGLVPRAKVQERKVKQEIVFDNPRVIGLDGTGADGQRIVLRDALNRAISVGRIGPGGTLEDLRIVTMQDGLPPREVITARSGRLPPGSNVLELRDGQRVTYQDARPVTVLTFKTGSLPVQDVQADLDAGGGELKPIYTPLRELWAKTNLYRQQNIRSPADFTALHRKFAEPLAALALAFFAVSLAVFTFRSGRDLGLVWALLLTFAYYATWSVFRVMGENGAVSGVVAAYAPDLIAVVAGAALLWLTGRR, encoded by the coding sequence ATGAAACTCTTTGAACGCTACGTCCTGTCCGAGATTCTGCCCCTCCTGCTGGGGGCACTGGCCGCCGTGATCGTGCTGCTGGTGCTGGCGGCCTTGCAGGAGGTCATTGCGCCGCTGCTGGCCAAGGGGGCCAATCCAGTGCTGGTGGCGCGGGTGCTGGCGCTGAACGTGCCAGAGGCTGCCGCCCGCGCCCTGCCGATTGCGCTGATGTTCGCCACGCTGCTGGGGCTGTCGCGCCTGAGCAGCGATTCGGAGCTGAAGGGCGCATTGGCCGCTGGGATTCCGGCCACCCGGCTGCTGTGGCCGGTGCTGGCGCTGGGCCTGGGCGTGACCGTGCTGGCCTTTGCGCTGGGCGAGGGGCTGGTGCCGCGCGCCAAGGTGCAGGAGCGCAAGGTCAAGCAGGAGATCGTCTTCGACAACCCGCGCGTGATCGGTCTGGACGGAACAGGGGCAGACGGCCAGCGCATCGTACTGCGCGACGCCCTGAACCGCGCCATCAGCGTGGGCAGGATCGGCCCCGGCGGCACGCTGGAAGACCTGCGGATCGTGACCATGCAGGACGGATTGCCCCCCCGCGAGGTCATCACCGCCCGCTCAGGGCGCCTGCCGCCGGGCAGCAATGTGCTGGAACTGCGCGACGGCCAGCGCGTGACCTACCAGGACGCGCGCCCCGTGACGGTCCTGACCTTCAAGACGGGTAGCCTGCCGGTTCAGGACGTGCAGGCCGATCTGGACGCAGGCGGCGGCGAGCTGAAGCCCATTTACACGCCGCTGCGGGAGTTGTGGGCCAAAACCAATCTGTACCGCCAGCAAAACATCCGGTCCCCCGCCGACTTCACGGCGCTGCATCGCAAGTTTGCCGAGCCGCTGGCTGCCTTGGCGCTGGCCTTTTTTGCGGTCAGTCTGGCGGTCTTCACCTTCCGCAGCGGGCGTGACCTGGGGCTGGTGTGGGCGCTGCTGCTGACGTTCGCGTATTACGCCACCTGGAGCGTGTTCCGGGTGATGGGCGAGAACGGGGCAGTGTCCGGCGTGGTGGCCGCCTACGCCCCGGACCTGATCGCCGTGGTGGCTGGGGCGGCGCTGCTGTGGCTGACAGGGCGACGGTGA
- the ddrC gene encoding DNA damage response protein DdrC — translation MQNAPLTLEFGTVRLPISADGFLLASSALTQLGLTPADWNALAAEHDLTSPARDFGAGPEATLSLAEFSRLAFVVDTVQARRWRKRAQDLLTRAMGGDVKLAAQIAERSADPGARRWLASRLESTDARRELMATVARHGGEGNVYGQLGSISNRSVVGLDSAGIRRERGVKATRDGLSSTELLRLAYLDAATARAITERGAHGNAAILHLHERLARHERKGWAGEGAGAPQAG, via the coding sequence ATGCAAAACGCCCCGCTGACCCTCGAATTCGGCACCGTCCGGCTGCCCATCAGCGCCGACGGATTCCTCCTCGCTTCCTCTGCCCTGACGCAACTGGGGCTGACCCCTGCCGACTGGAACGCGCTGGCCGCCGAACATGATCTGACCTCACCCGCCCGCGACTTTGGCGCTGGGCCGGAGGCCACTCTGAGTCTGGCTGAATTCTCCCGGCTGGCCTTTGTGGTGGACACCGTGCAGGCGCGGCGCTGGCGCAAGCGGGCGCAGGACCTGCTGACCCGCGCGATGGGCGGCGACGTGAAACTGGCCGCGCAGATCGCCGAACGCAGCGCCGATCCAGGGGCGCGGCGCTGGCTGGCCTCCCGCCTGGAAAGCACCGACGCCCGCCGAGAGCTGATGGCGACGGTGGCCCGCCACGGCGGCGAGGGCAACGTGTACGGCCAACTGGGCAGCATCAGCAACCGCAGCGTGGTGGGCCTGGACAGCGCTGGTATTCGCCGCGAGCGCGGGGTGAAGGCCACCCGCGACGGCCTGAGCAGCACCGAACTGCTGCGGCTGGCCTACCTGGACGCCGCCACGGCCCGCGCCATCACCGAACGCGGCGCACACGGCAACGCCGCCATCCTGCACCTGCACGAGCGGCTGGCCCGCCACGAGCGCAAAGGGTGGGCCGGGGAAGGAGCCGGGGCACCACAGGCGGGATAG